A region from the Candidatus Magasanikbacteria bacterium genome encodes:
- a CDS encoding HU family DNA-binding protein: MNKVELSNQIAEKVGVSKKEAVQMVSAFVEIVTNTLNTGGFVNIAGFGAFSAKTRAGRIGVNPRNPSIKIEIPPVIVPKFKAGKTLKDTLKGRR, translated from the coding sequence ATGAACAAAGTAGAACTATCAAACCAAATAGCTGAAAAAGTTGGTGTATCTAAAAAAGAAGCTGTGCAAATGGTTTCTGCGTTTGTGGAAATAGTCACAAATACATTAAACACTGGCGGATTTGTAAACATTGCAGGTTTTGGAGCGTTTAGTGCAAAAACACGTGCTGGAAGAATTGGCGTAAACCCAAGAAATCCAAGCATCAAAATAGAAATTCCACCAGTAATTGTACCAAAATTCAAAGCAGGAAAAACACTGAAAGATACTTTGAAAGGAAGAAGATAA
- the rny gene encoding ribonuclease Y codes for MSQITLFLSSIISIFIGVAIGYAVRKLIAQSKINTAEAKAEKILSEVKNKEKTILIDAKEKSIKILDEVKREENNMRKDIRNLQNRMSQRESMFDNKLLDFENQKSKLQQKRDEIESVKQKIDNTHKDAVEKLQKISNYSKEQAKEELMVAIKKDSAHDLSGRLMKIEKENAEIYAEKAREIILGAIQRCSSNHASETTSTVVNLPSDDMKGRIIGKDGRNIKTIEKLTGCELVIDETPGVILISGFSPIRRRVCFLALERLIQEGVIHPGKIEQAIEDSKKELAIDIKKTGEEALYKLGFTGIVPKLVSIVGRLKYRTSYGQNVLNHSIEVAYLSALMAEEIGGVDPIKAKKAGFFHDIGKAVDQETQGTHPEIGFTILKKFGLDEDSQDAAANHHEDKPEKLITQIVKAADAISSSRVGARRDTYEKYVARLEELEQTAKDFPGIEKVYAIQAGREVRIFVKPSEIDDYQAYNLAKDIARKVESELQYPGEIKVSVIRETRVIEYAK; via the coding sequence ATGTCGCAGATAACACTATTTTTATCCTCTATTATTAGTATTTTTATTGGTGTTGCTATTGGTTATGCAGTACGCAAACTTATAGCACAATCCAAGATAAATACAGCAGAGGCAAAAGCAGAAAAAATTCTTTCAGAAGTGAAGAATAAGGAAAAAACTATTTTAATTGATGCAAAAGAAAAATCAATTAAAATTCTAGATGAAGTAAAAAGAGAAGAGAATAATATGCGAAAAGATATTCGCAATCTTCAAAATAGAATGTCCCAAAGAGAATCAATGTTCGACAATAAGTTGTTGGATTTTGAAAATCAAAAAAGTAAATTACAACAAAAAAGAGATGAGATAGAATCTGTAAAACAAAAAATAGATAACACCCACAAAGATGCAGTAGAAAAATTGCAAAAAATATCCAACTACTCAAAAGAACAAGCAAAAGAAGAATTAATGGTGGCTATAAAAAAAGACTCAGCACACGACCTGTCTGGCAGATTGATGAAAATTGAAAAAGAAAATGCAGAAATTTATGCAGAAAAAGCAAGAGAAATTATACTTGGAGCCATACAAAGATGTTCTTCAAACCACGCAAGTGAGACAACATCTACTGTTGTAAATTTGCCAAGCGATGATATGAAAGGTCGAATCATTGGAAAAGATGGTAGAAACATAAAAACAATTGAAAAATTAACAGGCTGTGAACTTGTAATAGACGAAACTCCAGGAGTAATCTTAATCTCTGGCTTCTCGCCAATTCGTCGTAGAGTATGCTTTCTTGCACTAGAAAGACTTATCCAAGAAGGTGTAATTCATCCTGGAAAAATTGAGCAAGCAATAGAAGACTCAAAAAAAGAGTTGGCTATTGATATCAAAAAAACTGGTGAGGAAGCACTTTATAAGCTTGGTTTTACTGGTATTGTACCAAAGTTAGTTTCAATTGTGGGGCGTTTAAAATATAGAACAAGTTATGGTCAAAACGTATTGAACCATTCAATTGAAGTTGCTTATCTTTCTGCTTTGATGGCAGAAGAAATTGGTGGAGTTGATCCTATAAAAGCAAAAAAAGCAGGTTTCTTTCATGATATTGGAAAAGCAGTAGACCAAGAAACACAAGGAACACACCCAGAAATTGGTTTTACAATTCTAAAGAAATTTGGATTAGATGAAGATTCACAAGATGCTGCGGCAAACCATCACGAAGACAAACCAGAAAAACTAATTACACAAATAGTAAAAGCCGCAGATGCAATATCTTCTTCACGAGTTGGTGCACGGCGTGATACTTATGAAAAATATGTAGCTCGTTTGGAAGAGTTGGAGCAAACTGCAAAGGACTTCCCAGGAATTGAAAAAGTTTATGCTATTCAAGCTGGACGCGAAGTGAGAATCTTTGTAAAGCCTAGCGAAATTGATGATTACCAAGCTTACAACCTTGCAAAAGATATTGCTAGAAAAGTAGAAAGTGAACTTCAATACCCAGGAGAAATCAAAGTAAGTGTAATAAGAGAGACGCGTGTGATAGAATACGCAAAATAA
- the truB gene encoding tRNA pseudouridine(55) synthase TruB translates to MEEKEYSGFLLVDKPTNWTSHDVVGYLRGVTKIKKIGHAGTLDPFATGLLIVAVKREATKRIDEFKNLDKTYITKIKLGAETDTYDKTGKITKKIKVEMKPTKKEVEKVLKEFLGEQNQLPPMYSAKKVQGKKLYELAREGIEIKRTPHKITIKNIALKKYKYPFLTIEVNTTTGTYIRTLAFDIGKKLKTGAYCEELRRLAIGKYKVKKAKKIKSLKRKNWFKKLFQIS, encoded by the coding sequence ATGGAAGAAAAAGAATATTCAGGATTTCTTTTGGTGGATAAGCCAACCAATTGGACTAGCCATGATGTGGTCGGCTATCTTCGTGGTGTCACAAAAATAAAAAAGATAGGGCACGCTGGAACATTAGATCCTTTTGCAACGGGACTTTTGATAGTTGCGGTAAAAAGAGAAGCTACAAAAAGAATAGATGAATTCAAAAACTTGGATAAAACATACATTACAAAAATAAAACTCGGCGCAGAAACTGATACTTATGATAAAACTGGGAAAATTACAAAAAAAATAAAGGTAGAAATGAAACCAACAAAAAAAGAAGTTGAAAAAGTATTAAAAGAATTTCTAGGTGAACAAAATCAACTCCCACCAATGTATTCTGCCAAAAAAGTACAAGGTAAAAAATTGTATGAACTTGCTAGAGAAGGAATTGAGATAAAAAGAACGCCACATAAAATTACAATAAAAAATATAGCCTTAAAAAAATATAAATATCCATTTTTGACTATTGAAGTAAACACAACAACCGGAACATATATACGAACACTTGCGTTTGATATTGGAAAAAAATTGAAGACAGGAGCTTATTGCGAAGAATTAAGAAGATTAGCAATTGGAAAATATAAAGTTAAAAAAGCAAAAAAAATAAAAAGTTTAAAAAGAAAAAACTGGTTTAAAAAATTATTTCAGATTTCTTAA
- a CDS encoding methyltransferase domain-containing protein, with protein sequence MKNNTKISGWGVITESGSEIWHSEPVFPNSKITLKEKAKLLFYPKRFFLYNFLKKNLAGKKYKVNILDVGCATGSSIIDFNSMFGDSANLFGVDVVKMQTDIAKQNLKNKKISADIKLYNGSKLPFEDRIIDGIYTSDVLGHVENVDKWLADLNRILVSGGVLAMFSESKLGKHAFVRNRLMKKGVNIDPHSKFHISLYSKDELKQKIEKAGFEILEVRSSSALHFFINPNEFYNALKNKKGFFFLKQISRLLTSVKIKTHPYSTAFLEFYSFLEMLIIGKKVEAQGYIILAKKK encoded by the coding sequence ATGAAAAACAATACAAAAATATCAGGTTGGGGAGTAATAACAGAGAGTGGTTCAGAAATATGGCATTCTGAGCCTGTTTTCCCAAACTCCAAAATAACTTTAAAAGAAAAAGCTAAACTTTTGTTTTATCCAAAGAGGTTTTTTTTGTACAATTTTTTGAAAAAGAATTTAGCAGGTAAAAAATATAAGGTAAATATTTTGGATGTTGGATGCGCCACAGGTTCTAGTATTATAGATTTCAATAGTATGTTTGGTGATAGTGCAAATCTTTTTGGGGTGGATGTTGTAAAAATGCAGACAGATATAGCAAAACAAAATTTAAAAAATAAAAAGATAAGCGCAGATATTAAACTGTATAATGGTTCAAAACTTCCATTTGAAGATAGAATAATAGACGGAATTTACACATCAGATGTTTTGGGGCATGTAGAAAATGTAGATAAATGGTTGGCAGATTTAAATAGGATTTTGGTAAGTGGGGGAGTTTTGGCAATGTTTAGCGAATCCAAATTGGGAAAGCATGCTTTTGTACGAAATCGTCTTATGAAAAAAGGAGTAAACATAGATCCACACTCAAAATTTCATATTTCTCTGTATTCCAAGGACGAGCTAAAACAAAAGATAGAAAAAGCAGGTTTCGAGATTTTGGAAGTTCGTTCTTCGTCTGCATTACATTTTTTTATAAATCCAAATGAATTTTATAATGCACTAAAAAATAAAAAAGGATTTTTCTTTTTGAAACAAATAAGCAGACTTTTAACTAGTGTAAAAATAAAAACCCACCCATATTCCACAGCATTTTTAGAGTTTTATAGTTTTTTGGAAATGCTAATCATTGGAAAAAAAGTAGAAGCTCAGGGCTATATAATACTTGCTAAGAAAAAATAA
- a CDS encoding inorganic diphosphatase has translation MNLWHDLSLGENAPEEFRVIVEIPKGSKNKYEVDKETGLIKLDRAMKTAQDYPFDYGFAPQTLWEDGDALDVVILTTYPLHPGIMVNVRPIAVMRMIDGGEGDDKVIAVPVNDLRWNEVKDLEDINKHTVKEIQHFFETYKLIEDKSVEISGWEGRESAMEAVKKSVELYKEKYTKSITK, from the coding sequence ATGAATCTTTGGCACGATCTATCACTTGGAGAAAATGCTCCAGAAGAATTTAGAGTTATTGTAGAAATTCCAAAAGGATCTAAAAATAAATATGAAGTAGATAAGGAAACAGGTCTTATCAAACTAGATCGTGCAATGAAAACTGCACAAGATTATCCATTTGATTATGGTTTCGCGCCACAGACTTTGTGGGAAGATGGGGATGCACTAGATGTTGTAATTTTGACAACATACCCACTTCACCCAGGAATTATGGTAAATGTTCGTCCTATTGCAGTGATGCGTATGATAGACGGCGGAGAAGGTGATGATAAAGTAATCGCAGTCCCTGTTAATGATTTACGCTGGAATGAAGTAAAAGATTTAGAAGATATAAATAAACACACAGTAAAAGAAATTCAACATTTCTTTGAAACATACAAACTAATTGAAGACAAATCTGTAGAAATTTCTGGTTGGGAAGGAAGAGAATCAGCAATGGAAGCAGTGAAGAAATCAGTTGAATTGTATAAAGAAAAATATACTAAATCTATTACTAAATAA
- the infB gene encoding translation initiation factor IF-2 has translation MNVTELARRLRVRPQQLLEILPEYGFDVGRKAVKVDDKVAFQVMRSWKNIKRDIDDKRRKEAEEKIRLEKALRKESGLSAVLPEVMTVKSFSESLNMPVTQVIVELMKNGILANQNQNIDYDTAAIMAEELGFSVQKEESGKGVQEKEEEKTKILEEALENAKNKESRPPVVVVMGHVDHGKTKLLDTIRKANIISGESGGITQHIGAYQTIWKDPKTKEERPLTFIDTPGHEAFTIMRSRGAQVADMAILVVAADDGVKPQTKEAIQIIKAANLPYIVALNKIDKDTVDIDRVKTELSKNDVIPEDWGGDVPIVPISALANTNIDKLLDILLLTADVNEDKIQADPNVAAVGTVIESHLDKNIGAVATILIQAGTLKKGEPLVIGGEIYGKVRAMKDYDGNDLKEASPSTPVQIIGFKVAPVVGDVLNNTNASSAKKIDVKRKKLEQTGAQQTSISSDSGNEDDDNKKKYLNLVIKADVLGSLEAIIASLEKIEHKEVGVKIVGKGLGNINESDIVKIESSGGTVIGFNVNATSSSEELMRDKDIEFLRFEIIYGLIDWVKEQLQFLLEKEKVVTEIGKLDVKAIFREEKNNSTIGGLVIDGKMRKDARVRITRGNEIKGYGELIGLQSGKQDVKMVPAGSECGLRIQTKVKIEKEDILEVFVEDTKDRELKLN, from the coding sequence ATGAATGTTACAGAGTTAGCTAGAAGATTAAGAGTACGCCCACAACAACTTTTGGAAATTTTGCCAGAGTATGGTTTTGATGTTGGTAGAAAAGCTGTAAAAGTAGATGACAAAGTTGCTTTTCAGGTAATGCGTAGTTGGAAAAATATCAAAAGAGATATAGATGATAAGCGTAGAAAAGAAGCTGAAGAAAAGATCAGGCTTGAAAAAGCACTTCGTAAAGAAAGTGGGCTTTCTGCTGTTTTACCAGAAGTGATGACTGTAAAAAGTTTTTCTGAAAGTTTGAATATGCCTGTGACACAGGTTATTGTGGAATTGATGAAAAATGGAATCTTGGCTAACCAAAATCAAAATATTGATTATGATACTGCCGCAATTATGGCAGAAGAGCTTGGTTTTAGTGTTCAAAAAGAAGAAAGTGGAAAGGGTGTGCAAGAAAAAGAAGAAGAGAAAACTAAAATTTTGGAGGAAGCTTTAGAAAATGCAAAAAATAAAGAATCTAGACCTCCAGTCGTTGTTGTAATGGGGCATGTTGACCATGGAAAAACAAAATTATTAGACACAATTCGTAAAGCAAATATAATTTCTGGAGAAAGTGGTGGAATCACTCAGCATATTGGTGCTTACCAAACTATTTGGAAAGATCCAAAAACAAAAGAAGAACGACCTCTTACTTTTATTGATACTCCTGGACATGAGGCTTTTACAATTATGAGAAGTCGTGGTGCGCAAGTTGCAGATATGGCTATTTTGGTTGTGGCAGCAGACGATGGTGTAAAACCTCAAACAAAAGAAGCTATTCAAATTATAAAAGCTGCAAACCTTCCATATATTGTGGCATTGAACAAAATTGACAAAGATACAGTAGATATAGATAGGGTAAAAACAGAATTATCAAAAAATGATGTAATTCCAGAAGATTGGGGTGGAGATGTGCCAATAGTTCCAATTTCAGCTTTGGCAAATACAAACATAGACAAACTTTTGGATATTTTACTTTTAACAGCAGATGTAAATGAAGACAAGATTCAGGCAGATCCAAATGTTGCAGCTGTTGGTACTGTTATTGAGTCTCATTTAGACAAAAATATTGGGGCAGTGGCTACAATATTAATTCAGGCAGGAACTTTGAAAAAGGGTGAACCTTTGGTAATTGGTGGGGAAATTTATGGAAAAGTTCGAGCGATGAAAGATTATGATGGGAATGATTTAAAAGAAGCTAGTCCATCTACTCCTGTTCAGATTATTGGCTTTAAGGTTGCTCCAGTTGTGGGAGATGTTTTGAATAATACAAATGCAAGCTCTGCAAAAAAGATAGATGTAAAACGCAAAAAGTTAGAGCAGACGGGTGCACAGCAAACATCAATTTCTAGTGATTCAGGCAATGAAGACGATGATAATAAAAAGAAATATTTGAACTTGGTGATAAAAGCCGATGTACTTGGTTCTTTGGAGGCTATCATTGCATCTTTAGAAAAAATAGAACACAAAGAAGTTGGGGTGAAAATTGTAGGAAAAGGACTTGGAAATATCAATGAAAGTGATATTGTGAAGATAGAATCTAGCGGTGGAACTGTGATTGGTTTCAATGTAAACGCTACATCAAGCTCGGAAGAGTTGATGCGTGATAAAGATATAGAATTTCTTCGTTTTGAAATTATCTATGGTTTAATAGACTGGGTAAAAGAACAATTACAATTCTTGCTTGAAAAAGAAAAAGTTGTAACAGAAATTGGAAAATTGGATGTAAAAGCTATTTTCCGTGAAGAGAAAAATAACAGCACAATTGGTGGTTTGGTAATAGATGGAAAAATGAGAAAAGATGCTCGTGTTAGAATTACAAGAGGAAATGAAATTAAAGGATATGGAGAATTGATTGGTCTACAAAGTGGAAAGCAAGATGTAAAAATGGTTCCTGCTGGTTCTGAGTGTGGACTTCGTATTCAAACAAAAGTAAAAATTGAAAAAGAGGATATCTTGGAAGTTTTCGTAGAAGATACAAAAGACAGAGAATTGAAATTAAATTAA
- the trxA gene encoding thioredoxin codes for MSEQIFTDANFEEEVVNSEVPVLVDFFAPWCGPCKMMGPIVEEVANENVDKAVKIGKLNVDENNISAGKYGVMSIPTFLVFKNGEVVDQAMGGIGKEKLQELIDKNI; via the coding sequence ATGAGTGAACAAATATTTACAGATGCAAATTTTGAAGAGGAGGTAGTTAATTCAGAAGTACCAGTTTTGGTAGATTTTTTTGCACCTTGGTGTGGGCCTTGCAAGATGATGGGTCCAATTGTAGAAGAGGTTGCAAATGAAAATGTAGACAAAGCTGTAAAAATAGGAAAGTTAAATGTAGATGAAAATAATATTTCAGCTGGAAAATATGGCGTTATGAGCATTCCAACATTTTTAGTTTTCAAAAATGGTGAGGTTGTAGATCAAGCTATGGGTGGAATTGGAAAAGAAAAATTGCAAGAACTAATTGATAAAAATATCTAA
- a CDS encoding Glu/Leu/Phe/Val dehydrogenase: MNNPFNSAMKQLTRASDAMNLDKDILAELSSPKRVLTISIPVKMDNGTTKVFEGYRSQYNNARGPFKGGIRYHWDVNISEVKALSFWMTLKCAVVGIPLGGGKGGIIVDPKELSERELEELSRGYIRGIYKYLGPTQDVPAPDVYTNGKIMSWMLDEYEKLTGTHAPGMITGKPLSLGGSKGRDRATARGGFFVLQKVLAKMNKSLSDTTVAIQGFGNAGQVMADFLAEQNAKIVAVSDSKGGIVNTEGLDISAVKAHKASTGSVVGFAGAEDISNEDILELSVNVLVPAALEGVVTAENAERIRANVIVELANGPVTPDADEILHKNGVLFVPDILANAGGVTVSYFEQVQNATNYYWEEEEVNKKLKKIMDEAFESVWKAKEKYGVDMRVAAFIVGLERISEAMGDRG; the protein is encoded by the coding sequence ATGAATAACCCATTCAACTCAGCAATGAAACAGTTAACAAGAGCGTCGGACGCAATGAATTTAGACAAAGATATTTTGGCAGAATTATCTTCACCAAAACGCGTGCTTACAATTTCTATTCCAGTAAAAATGGATAATGGCACTACAAAAGTTTTTGAAGGCTACAGAAGTCAATATAACAATGCTCGCGGACCTTTTAAAGGCGGAATTCGCTATCACTGGGATGTAAATATAAGTGAGGTAAAAGCACTTTCTTTTTGGATGACTCTAAAATGTGCAGTCGTTGGAATTCCTTTGGGTGGTGGAAAAGGTGGAATTATCGTAGATCCAAAAGAATTGTCCGAGCGAGAACTCGAAGAGCTTTCTCGTGGATATATTCGTGGAATTTATAAATACCTAGGCCCAACTCAAGATGTACCAGCGCCAGATGTGTATACAAATGGAAAAATAATGTCTTGGATGCTAGACGAATATGAAAAATTGACAGGAACTCATGCACCGGGAATGATAACAGGAAAACCACTTTCGCTTGGTGGTTCCAAAGGGCGTGACAGAGCAACTGCAAGAGGTGGATTTTTTGTACTACAAAAAGTTTTGGCAAAAATGAATAAAAGTTTAAGCGATACTACAGTAGCAATTCAAGGTTTTGGGAATGCTGGGCAAGTAATGGCAGATTTTCTTGCAGAGCAAAATGCAAAAATTGTGGCAGTAAGCGATTCAAAAGGTGGAATTGTAAATACAGAAGGCTTGGATATTTCAGCTGTAAAAGCTCATAAAGCTAGCACAGGAAGTGTGGTTGGTTTTGCTGGAGCAGAAGATATTTCAAACGAGGATATTTTGGAATTGAGTGTAAATGTGTTGGTGCCCGCAGCTTTGGAAGGAGTAGTTACTGCAGAAAACGCAGAGCGTATTCGCGCAAATGTAATTGTAGAATTGGCAAACGGTCCTGTGACTCCAGACGCAGATGAGATTTTACACAAAAATGGAGTTTTGTTTGTACCAGATATTTTGGCAAACGCCGGTGGTGTGACAGTGAGTTATTTTGAACAAGTTCAAAATGCAACAAATTATTATTGGGAAGAGGAAGAGGTAAACAAAAAATTGAAAAAAATAATGGACGAAGCTTTTGAATCAGTTTGGAAAGCAAAAGAAAAATACGGAGTTGATATGAGAGTCGCAGCGTTTATTGTGGGATTGGAAAGGATTTCTGAGGCGATGGGGGATAGGGGGTAA
- the leuS gene encoding leucine--tRNA ligase, producing MEKYNFSKIEKKWQEKWEENKTFEVKLDESKEKFYVLVEFPYPSGAGLHVGHPRSYTAMDIIARKKRMDGKNVLYPIGYDAFGLPTENYAIKTGRAPKEVTKENIANFRRQLKSLGFSFDWSREIDTTDPKYYKWTQWIFLQLFKNGLAYKKSMPINWCPSCKTGLANEEVVNGACERCGGEVEKRDKSQWMLAITKYADKLLDGLENVDYVERAKTQQRNWIGKSEGALVKFGIKQKGDFSASAQDDMLEVFTTRPDTLFGATYCVVSPEHSLVEELKGKIENFDEVLEYIKQAGLKSDLERVELQKEKTGVELKGIKAVNPANNEEIPVWVADYVLATYGTGAIMSVPAHDQRDWEFAGKYGLDMVEVISGGDILEGAFLGEGGVVNSDFLNELSSKESKEKMIAWLEEKGLGERKTNFKLRDWVFSRQRYWGEPIPLVYCESCAEKGDFQNEGEKQNPGWIMDENLPLELPEVEKYEPTDSGESPLASVEEWLKTTCPRCGGEAHRETDTMPNWAGSSWYSLRYVDNNNDTALASPEALKYWMPVDWYNGGMEHTTLHLLYSRFWNIFLYDIGVVPQSEPYQKRTSHGMILAENGEKMSKSRGNVVNPDEIVEKFGADALRLYIMFMGPFDQAVVWDTNGLKGVKRFLDKVVNLQEFVKKDVKQNKTLHKTIKKVGEDIEEMSFNTSVAKMMEFVNEITKVQEISKEDMENFLKILSPFAPHLAEELWEKLGNTESIAYELWPSYDENMIKDETVKVGIQINGKVRDDIEVPAEISEEEIKELVLQREKVQKWLEGNEPKKVIYVKGRLVSIVV from the coding sequence ATGGAAAAATATAATTTTAGTAAAATAGAGAAAAAGTGGCAGGAAAAATGGGAGGAAAATAAGACTTTTGAGGTAAAACTAGATGAGAGTAAAGAGAAGTTTTATGTTCTTGTGGAGTTTCCATATCCAAGTGGAGCTGGGCTTCATGTAGGGCATCCGCGTTCTTATACGGCAATGGATATAATTGCTCGCAAAAAGAGAATGGATGGAAAAAACGTGTTGTATCCAATTGGCTACGATGCTTTTGGTTTGCCAACAGAAAATTATGCTATAAAAACTGGGCGTGCGCCAAAAGAGGTGACAAAGGAAAATATAGCGAACTTTAGAAGACAGCTCAAATCTTTGGGTTTTAGTTTTGATTGGTCTCGTGAGATAGATACAACTGATCCAAAATATTACAAATGGACTCAGTGGATTTTCTTGCAATTGTTTAAAAACGGTTTGGCTTACAAAAAATCTATGCCAATAAACTGGTGCCCAAGTTGTAAAACTGGCTTGGCAAATGAAGAAGTTGTAAATGGGGCTTGTGAGCGTTGTGGTGGAGAGGTAGAAAAAAGAGATAAATCCCAGTGGATGCTAGCAATCACAAAATATGCGGATAAACTTCTGGATGGTTTGGAAAATGTGGATTATGTAGAGCGCGCAAAAACTCAACAAAGAAATTGGATTGGCAAAAGTGAGGGTGCATTAGTTAAGTTTGGTATTAAACAAAAGGGGGATTTTTCGGCTAGCGCTCAAGATGACATGCTGGAAGTTTTTACAACTCGCCCAGATACTTTGTTTGGTGCAACTTATTGTGTAGTTTCGCCAGAGCATAGTTTGGTAGAGGAATTAAAAGGTAAAATAGAGAATTTTGATGAGGTTTTAGAATATATAAAGCAGGCTGGATTGAAATCTGATTTGGAGAGGGTAGAATTACAAAAAGAAAAAACAGGAGTGGAGCTAAAAGGAATAAAAGCAGTGAACCCAGCAAATAATGAAGAGATTCCAGTTTGGGTCGCGGATTATGTTTTGGCGACTTATGGAACTGGTGCAATTATGTCTGTACCTGCTCACGATCAGAGAGATTGGGAATTTGCTGGGAAGTATGGTTTGGATATGGTAGAAGTCATTTCTGGTGGAGATATTTTGGAAGGTGCATTTTTGGGAGAAGGTGGGGTTGTAAATTCAGACTTTTTAAACGAACTGTCTTCAAAAGAATCAAAAGAAAAAATGATTGCGTGGTTAGAGGAAAAAGGATTAGGAGAAAGAAAAACAAACTTCAAACTTCGCGATTGGGTATTTTCTCGTCAGCGTTATTGGGGAGAGCCAATTCCTTTGGTTTATTGTGAAAGTTGTGCCGAGAAAGGTGATTTTCAAAATGAGGGTGAAAAGCAAAATCCAGGTTGGATTATGGATGAGAATTTACCGCTTGAATTGCCAGAAGTAGAAAAATATGAGCCAACAGACAGTGGTGAATCACCGCTTGCTAGTGTGGAAGAGTGGCTAAAAACAACTTGTCCGCGTTGTGGAGGAGAGGCTCACCGAGAAACAGACACAATGCCAAATTGGGCAGGTTCTAGCTGGTATTCTCTAAGGTATGTGGATAATAACAATGATACAGCTTTGGCATCACCAGAAGCTTTGAAATATTGGATGCCAGTGGATTGGTACAATGGGGGAATGGAGCACACAACTTTGCATTTGCTTTACTCTAGGTTTTGGAATATATTTTTGTATGATATTGGTGTGGTGCCACAAAGCGAACCTTATCAAAAAAGAACAAGTCATGGAATGATTTTGGCAGAAAATGGAGAGAAAATGAGTAAAAGCCGTGGAAACGTAGTGAATCCAGATGAAATTGTAGAAAAGTTTGGTGCAGACGCACTGCGACTTTATATTATGTTTATGGGTCCATTTGACCAAGCTGTGGTTTGGGATACAAATGGTTTGAAAGGTGTAAAAAGGTTTTTGGATAAGGTTGTAAATTTACAAGAATTTGTAAAAAAAGATGTGAAACAAAATAAAACTTTACACAAAACAATTAAAAAAGTTGGTGAAGATATAGAAGAAATGAGTTTCAATACTTCTGTTGCAAAAATGATGGAATTTGTAAATGAAATTACAAAAGTACAAGAAATATCAAAAGAAGATATGGAAAATTTTCTAAAAATCCTTTCACCATTTGCACCACATTTGGCAGAAGAACTTTGGGAAAAACTTGGGAACACAGAAAGTATCGCATACGAGCTGTGGCCAAGTTATGATGAGAATATGATAAAAGATGAAACTGTAAAAGTTGGAATTCAGATAAACGGAAAAGTTCGTGATGATATAGAAGTGCCAGCAGAAATTTCAGAAGAAGAAATAAAAGAATTGGTATTGCAAAGAGAAAAAGTACAAAAATGGCTGGAAGGCAATGAACCAAAAAAAGTAATTTATGTAAAAGGGAGATTGGTAAGTATTGTGGTTTAA